The following are from one region of the Bacteroidota bacterium genome:
- a CDS encoding T9SS type A sorting domain-containing protein, with product MQLHVHGLSNHNERLEAASMQHQTFWADTSDTQILWWTDHREAYLQLKTSKFSFKNGVYDSTTLRINNVIGNKNVPTYWQGYKNGGQTKLFLTDSSFTLQLKSNSITNDYQYFKISPRVESGLLKGNRDFVRPLPSRPIVSLDLKPTGLTHLFNSQVQLIIYLSTHHYNGQQIKQSITYNFIINTFPFSRTLIDSSNIIVNIPVANKINNHVNLDLQLDASFLKDGLDNNVTDWSFKVQSRKNKLVNAKFSNITFYSEDTSEYSQYLQYKSFADYYTAQSNVTEYIGIEVATNEGTHLNGYLPDSSTNRQMLYYNGAGNNLDTFSSLIHQSGGITSYNHPFGFNGTLNSDSLQDYETDTLALHLINNSAHDATLLEVGYVDRGGADLNHHLKLWDILTANRLYLYGDGVNDNHGGNWYIERNRYSSWVWATDSSALSLIEGIKSGKMYFGDLMRFKGRFMFYVDSFEMGKRIPAVNDSGKVSIVMDSILLNSKFRLTQGLLNDNIQVTYLHNRTLFNINNPPFLDFTQPCFVRVEVTDANGKPYLFSNPVVFTEGTETKNKTAKNPSQYENEKTIENYPSNEQDTWDGEFCIYPNPTSGFISLYTQNKFINPLKIDVLNALGMVVKSIYIENPDQNISLDFSDLTSGIYLINLSSDSFKQPLKLIIK from the coding sequence ATGCAATTACATGTTCATGGGTTAAGTAATCACAACGAACGCCTAGAAGCAGCAAGTATGCAACATCAGACTTTTTGGGCCGACACATCAGATACACAAATTCTGTGGTGGACGGATCATCGTGAGGCTTATCTACAGCTTAAAACTTCCAAATTTAGTTTTAAAAATGGCGTTTATGATTCTACTACCTTACGTATTAATAATGTTATAGGAAATAAAAACGTTCCGACCTACTGGCAAGGATATAAAAACGGAGGCCAAACTAAATTATTTCTGACCGACTCGTCCTTTACGTTGCAATTGAAATCAAACTCAATAACCAACGATTATCAGTATTTTAAAATTTCACCTCGTGTTGAAAGTGGGCTACTTAAAGGCAATCGTGACTTTGTAAGGCCGCTGCCAAGTAGACCTATTGTGAGTCTTGATTTAAAACCGACTGGCCTTACACACCTTTTCAATTCACAAGTTCAACTAATTATTTATTTAAGCACCCATCATTACAATGGACAACAAATAAAACAATCTATTACCTATAATTTCATAATAAACACTTTTCCGTTTTCACGAACGCTTATCGATAGTTCCAACATTATAGTAAATATTCCGGTTGCAAATAAAATTAACAACCATGTAAATCTTGACCTTCAATTAGATGCTTCATTCTTAAAAGATGGCTTGGATAACAACGTTACTGATTGGAGTTTTAAAGTACAGAGCAGAAAAAACAAATTGGTGAATGCAAAGTTTTCGAATATTACGTTTTACTCAGAAGATACTTCTGAATACAGTCAATACCTTCAATACAAAAGTTTTGCTGATTACTATACTGCTCAAAGCAATGTAACTGAATACATAGGAATAGAAGTAGCCACTAATGAAGGAACTCACTTAAATGGCTACTTACCTGATTCATCAACTAACCGACAAATGCTATATTATAATGGAGCAGGAAATAATCTTGACACTTTCTCTTCTCTCATTCATCAATCGGGAGGTATTACATCCTACAATCATCCTTTCGGATTTAATGGCACCCTTAATAGCGATTCGCTTCAGGATTATGAAACAGACACCCTTGCTCTACATTTGATAAATAACAGTGCCCATGATGCTACTTTGTTAGAAGTTGGCTACGTTGACAGAGGTGGTGCCGATTTAAACCACCATCTTAAACTATGGGATATTCTTACCGCCAACAGGCTTTACTTGTACGGTGATGGAGTTAATGATAATCATGGAGGAAACTGGTACATAGAAAGAAATCGATATAGCTCATGGGTTTGGGCTACTGATTCATCGGCACTTAGTTTGATAGAGGGAATAAAATCCGGTAAAATGTATTTTGGAGATTTGATGCGATTTAAAGGCAGGTTTATGTTTTATGTGGATAGCTTTGAGATGGGCAAAAGAATACCGGCAGTTAATGATTCAGGAAAAGTTTCTATTGTGATGGATTCAATATTGCTCAATTCAAAATTTCGTTTAACACAAGGATTATTGAATGATAATATTCAAGTTACCTATTTACATAACAGAACGTTATTTAATATAAACAATCCTCCTTTTTTAGATTTCACACAGCCCTGTTTTGTAAGAGTTGAAGTTACAGATGCAAATGGTAAACCATACTTATTTAGCAACCCGGTTGTTTTTACAGAGGGAACAGAAACCAAAAATAAAACAGCCAAAAATCCATCGCAATATGAAAATGAAAAAACAATAGAAAATTACCCATCAAATGAACAAGATACGTGGGATGGGGAGTTTTGCATTTATCCAAATCCAACAAGTGGATTTATTAGTTTGTACACACAAAATAAATTTATCAACCCATTAAAAATAGATGTGTTGAATGCTTTAGGCATGGTGGTTAAATCTATTTACATTGAAAATCCTGACCAAAATATTTCTCTTGATTTCTCAGATTTAACCTCAGGAATTTATTTAATAAATCTAAGTAGCGACTCATTTAAGCAACCTCTAAAACTAATTATTAAGTAA
- a CDS encoding T9SS type A sorting domain-containing protein, giving the protein MSKTIGWTYLYCSKYFWRKYVNKHRISWWIVVWCAPHFLPATGTTTRSSTQWWGVNPVAGSITHVGRIDDGSGATSTYYPNISVNALNDAVVSYSQFNAGYYQSASYNYRSSADANGTLPNGVFYYPGQSVDWDGRGGDYNQCVTDPNDQTAFWVVNQIPNGSWETRYSLIPGYYGCYTTATFFNTVWNGYTKNEASVSISSAEMIQSPSMVEYDAGSFVALTPGFVANEGCVFTAYINGCGGALSNSREKNTTVVTDAQSKTLEPVYEQGTIGVFPNPSSGLFNLTLNLTEDARVTITIYDATGKVVAMPLDNVGIPKGYFNKELNLENLGEGIYFSKQ; this is encoded by the coding sequence TTGTCCAAAACAATTGGGTGGACCTACCTTTACTGCAGTAAATATTTTTGGCGCAAGTATGTTAACAAACACCGTATATCGTGGTGGATTGTTGTATGGTGCGCACCCCATTTTCTGCCGGCTACCGGCACTACCACGCGATCATCAACACAGTGGTGGGGTGTTAATCCTGTTGCTGGTAGCATTACGCATGTAGGGCGCATTGATGATGGTTCGGGCGCTACTTCGACCTATTATCCCAACATTAGTGTAAATGCACTAAACGATGCTGTGGTTTCGTATAGTCAGTTTAATGCAGGTTATTACCAAAGTGCTTCTTACAATTACCGAAGCAGTGCCGATGCTAATGGAACATTGCCCAATGGTGTATTTTATTATCCCGGACAGTCGGTTGATTGGGATGGCCGCGGTGGCGATTATAATCAATGCGTTACCGATCCTAATGATCAAACCGCTTTTTGGGTTGTAAATCAAATACCGAATGGTAGTTGGGAAACGCGCTATTCGCTCATACCCGGATATTATGGCTGCTACACAACTGCTACTTTTTTTAATACTGTTTGGAATGGCTATACAAAGAACGAGGCTAGTGTCTCCATCTCTTCTGCCGAAATGATACAGTCGCCATCCATGGTAGAGTACGATGCAGGCAGTTTCGTTGCCCTCACTCCAGGGTTTGTGGCTAATGAAGGATGTGTTTTTACAGCCTATATTAATGGTTGTGGTGGTGCATTGTCTAATTCCAGAGAGAAGAACACAACCGTGGTTACCGATGCGCAAAGCAAAACACTCGAGCCAGTTTATGAGCAAGGAACGATTGGTGTATTTCCCAATCCATCGTCAGGGTTATTTAACCTTACATTGAATCTTACCGAGGATGCACGTGTAACTATAACCATATATGATGCAACCGGAAAAGTAGTTGCCATGCCATTGGATAATGTGGGAATACCGAAGGGTTATTTCAACAAAGAGTTGAATCTTGAGAATCTGGGCGAAGGAATCTATTTTTCAAAGCAATAA
- a CDS encoding OmpA family protein — MKKSSLLACALLGLFVISNAQTVDKKWAVGLHGGRTTYNGDLGQGFYRLDQPFYAFGGVSLSRWLSSRFDIVAGVNYGEVGYSERINDKLSFSNTLTDACLSLRLKMQKDDDKFFSPYLMAGLGIANFSDDKINQTRNAPAVVFQKKGMDFILPSTGFGINFRLSPVLNLQLQQHFLLTNKDRRDGESHDANDAFLHHTVGLTFNIGAKKDNDKDGVADRMDKCPTTPLGVAVDAVGCPVDKDADGVADFLDKCPEVKGAVTAAGCPDADGDGIADADDKCPAEAGLLAMNGCPDADGDGVTDIEDMCPDLKGLKNFSGCPDSDGDGITDKEDACPELPGDALLKGCPDGDKDGVSDKDDKCPDEAGIAANKGCPEIKEEVKELFKKALQGIQFETGKDVIRKVSFTILDNVVKVMQDNPAYLIDINGYTDDVGDENANLTLSQNRAAAVKQYLQDKGVNANRIKSAGFGEANPVANNKTATGRALNRRVEFVVQF, encoded by the coding sequence ATGAAAAAATCAAGTTTACTAGCATGTGCTCTTTTAGGATTGTTTGTTATTTCTAATGCTCAAACAGTAGATAAGAAATGGGCTGTTGGTTTGCACGGAGGGCGCACTACCTATAATGGTGATTTGGGGCAGGGATTCTATCGGCTCGATCAACCCTTTTATGCTTTTGGAGGAGTATCGCTATCACGTTGGCTTAGCTCGCGGTTCGATATCGTTGCCGGAGTTAATTATGGCGAGGTAGGTTATAGTGAAAGAATTAATGATAAGCTATCTTTTAGCAATACTCTGACGGATGCTTGCTTATCGCTTCGTTTGAAAATGCAGAAGGATGATGATAAATTCTTTAGTCCATATTTAATGGCCGGTTTGGGAATTGCAAATTTTAGTGATGACAAGATTAATCAAACACGAAATGCACCGGCAGTAGTATTTCAGAAGAAGGGAATGGATTTCATTTTACCATCTACCGGATTTGGAATTAACTTTCGTTTATCTCCTGTATTGAACTTACAGTTGCAGCAACATTTTTTACTTACCAATAAAGACAGGCGTGATGGAGAGTCGCACGATGCTAACGATGCGTTTTTACATCATACAGTTGGTCTTACTTTTAATATTGGCGCCAAAAAAGATAATGATAAAGATGGTGTTGCCGACCGTATGGACAAATGCCCTACAACTCCTTTGGGAGTTGCTGTTGATGCAGTTGGGTGTCCGGTTGATAAGGATGCCGATGGGGTAGCCGATTTTCTTGATAAGTGCCCCGAGGTTAAAGGCGCTGTAACTGCTGCAGGATGCCCTGATGCTGATGGCGATGGCATTGCCGATGCTGACGACAAATGTCCTGCCGAGGCGGGTCTGCTTGCCATGAATGGATGCCCTGATGCGGATGGCGATGGAGTTACCGATATAGAGGATATGTGCCCTGATTTAAAGGGGCTTAAAAACTTTTCTGGTTGCCCGGATAGTGATGGCGATGGCATAACTGACAAGGAAGATGCATGCCCTGAACTTCCAGGTGATGCCCTGCTTAAAGGATGTCCCGATGGTGATAAAGATGGCGTTTCTGATAAAGATGATAAATGCCCTGACGAAGCAGGAATAGCTGCCAATAAGGGATGTCCCGAAATAAAAGAGGAAGTAAAAGAATTATTTAAAAAAGCGTTGCAAGGCATTCAATTTGAAACAGGAAAAGATGTAATACGCAAAGTATCGTTTACGATACTTGATAATGTGGTAAAAGTAATGCAGGATAACCCTGCTTATTTAATAGACATCAATGGATATACAGATGATGTAGGTGATGAAAATGCAAATCTCACTCTATCGCAAAATCGTGCTGCCGCTGTAAAGCAATATCTGCAAGATAAGGGAGTAAATGCAAACCGAATTAAGTCAGCAGGATTTGGAGAAGCCAATCCTGTGGCCAATAACAAAACAGCTACGGGCCGCGCACTCAATCGCAGAGTTGAGTTTGTGGTACAGTTTTAA